Proteins encoded in a region of the Syngnathus typhle isolate RoL2023-S1 ecotype Sweden linkage group LG20, RoL_Styp_1.0, whole genome shotgun sequence genome:
- the paqr7a gene encoding progestin and adipoQ receptor family member VII, a, which yields MTTIVMERIGRLFISLQHIKQVPRLLTSEASPSMPGTVRDTEVPHFFRERYVGTGYRPLHQCWRYYFLSAFHRHNETINIWTHLLAFLVLLAKTSDVAKSVDLAQDRHAWPLLILILSALNYTAWSVVAHLLGGKSEMCHYAFFFLDYVGVAQYQYGSAVVHYYYAAEEGFHRWMGPIFMPVAAFLSCLSCLGCCYGKYRNHTLPPWVRKVGQVTPSTIAYMWDISPVVHRLLLSNLDNDPAFVHHLSHIAFFLGCAVFFAFPVLERCWPGGCDFLGQGHQLFHILLSCCTLCQIHASQLDYDSRRQVYTLLHAGDDAPFFVGLYGLTLFMCMLIAAFMLRKAKRLLDRQTKSK from the coding sequence ATGACGACCATCGTGATGGAGCGAATTGGGCGCCTCTTCATCAGCCTGCAGCACATCAAGCAGGTCCCTCGGCTGCTGACCTCCGAGGCATCTCCCTCCATGCCCGGCACTGTGCGCGACACTGAGGTGCCCCACTTTTTCCGCGAGCGCTACGTTGGCACCGGCTACCGGCCCCTCCATCAGTGTTGGCGCTACTACTTCCTGTCCGCCTTCCACCGCCACAACGAGACCATCAACATTTGGACGCACCTGCTGGCCTTTCTGGTTCTCCTGGCCAAGACGAGCGACGTGGCAAAGTCGGTGGATTTGGCACAGGACCGGCACGCGTGGCCTCTGTTGATCCTCATCCTATCTGCACTTAACTACACGGCGTGGAGCGTGGTGGCGCACCTCCTGGGCGGCAAGTCCGAGATGTGCCACTATGCCTTCTTCTTTCTGGACTACGTGGGCGTGGCGCAGTACCAGTACGGCAGCGCCGTGGTGCACTACTACTACGCGGCTGAGGAAGGGTTCCATCGGTGGATGGGTCCCATCTTCATGCCCGTGGCGGCTTTTCTCAGTTGCCTGTCGTGTCTGGGTTGCTGCTACGGGAAATACCGGAACCACACCCTCCCGCCTTGGGTGCGCAAGGTGGGCCAGGTGACACCATCCACCATCGCCTACATGTGGGACATCAGCCCTGTGGTGCACAGACTTCTCCTTAGCAACCTTGACAACGACCCGGCCTTCGTGCACCACCTGAGCCACATCGCCTTCTTCCTAGGCTGCGCCGTCTTCTTTGCCTTCCCCGTGCTGGAGCGCTGCTGGCCGGGAGGTTGCGACTTCCTGGGCCAGGGGCACCAGCTGTTCCATATTCTGCTTTCCTGTTGCACCCTGTGTCAGATCCACGCCTCGCAACTGGACTACGACAGTCGGCGGCAGGTGTACACGCTGCTCCACGCCGGAGACGACGCGCCGTTCTTCGTCGGCCTCTACGGGCTGACGCTCTTCATGTGCATGCTCATCGCCGCTTTTATGCTGAGGAAGGCCAAACGGCTGCTGGACCGCCAGACCAAGTCCAAGTGA
- the tmem222b gene encoding transmembrane protein 222 yields MADLTEKAETMKNYHIASEKINPLAGRFPHCIVWTPIPVLSWLFPFIGHMGICTSVGVIRDFAGPYFVSEDNMAFGKPTKYWMLDVSKVYASGSSAWDIAVHDASEEYKHRMHNLCCDNCHSHVAMALNLMRYDNSTSWNMVKLCLLVLLHGKHVSCAGFLKTWLPFLMLLGLIVTVALVINLR; encoded by the exons ATGGCCGATTTAACCGAGAAGGCGGAAACCATGAAGAACTATCACATAGCGTCGGAAAAGATTAACCCGCTGGCCGGTCGTTTCCCTCATTGTATCGTGTGGACCCCAATCCCAGTGTTGTC TTGGCTGTTTCCATTTATTGGGCACATGGGCATCTGCACTTCAGTTGGAGTCATCAGAGACTTTGCTGGACCCTATTTTGTATCT GAGGACAACATGGCTTTTGGAAAACCAACAAA ATACTGGATGCTGGACGTAAGCAAAGTCTATGCCAGTGGCTCTAGCGCTTGGGATATTGCCGTGCACGACGCTTCGGAGGAGTACAAGCACAGGATG CACAACCTGTGTTGTGACAACTGCCATTCGCACGTGGCCATGGCTCTCAACCTGATGCGCTACGACAACAGCACGTCGTGGAACATGGTCAAGCTCTGCCTCCTGGTGCTGCTGCACGGAAAGCACGTCAG CTGCGCGGGCTTCCTGAAGACGTGGCTGCCCTTCCTCATGCTGCTGGGCCTCATTGTGACAGTGGCGCTTGTCATCAACCTCCGATGA